In the Cryptococcus neoformans var. neoformans JEC21 chromosome 1, complete sequence genome, one interval contains:
- a CDS encoding expressed protein, producing MAHYQISPGRAVGIFHLGDTLWHVLDLLRTRKNEYPKFSLSWDPQHPHESAVVIHLPSLTLYFPHPSQTLTLISFPSLAFSNITLTFETQLLYAPEQPLTRAKVGRIFGPTFADEGRGLVFPGIKFEMSSEGKGGREDLVRRLDVNGKEGERLSLPGQLISCNVQPNKGVVLSIAEEEPLEIILGQTTAQDLLLDLGHPLRKFWKEDDRLEKMWGGTSEPGYCFWNYFQYGLDFLISPQFKVHKILCYSNIPGTPLFQRYARCPWTVSTSSGTLNLTSSVAAFHSSLFPKPSQYEEEIDEQKRSTSDKTRKASKSGAGSTKKKRSGEPPVMVLDRVVEGGLDGVMNVGESRLIGYEGLIIEEDQLSGGICSVLVWRNEGVQSLS from the exons ATGGCCCACTACCAGATCTCCCCAGGCAGAGCAGTAGGCATATTTCACCTTG GCGATACACTATGGCACGTCCTCGACCTCCTCCGCACACGCAAGAACGAGTATCCCAAATTCAGCTTATCATGGGACCCTCAG CACCCGCATGAGTCCGCCGTGGTGATTCATCTACCTTCATTGACACTTTACTTCCCCCATCCATCGCAGACCTTGACACTGATATCGTTCCCTTCTCTTGCCTTTTCCAACATCACTTTGACCTTTGAGACCCAGCTCCTGTATGCCCCAGAACAGCCATTGACAAGGGCCAAAGTTGGCAGGATATTTGGACCTACATTTGCCGACGAGGGTAGAGGATTGGTGTTCCCGGGAATAAAGTTCGAGATGAGCTCGGAAGGGAAAGGTGGGCGAGAGGATCTCGTGCGAAGACTAGACGTGAACGGGAAAGAGGGTGAACGTTTAAGCCTTCCTGGGCAGTTGATTTCTTGTAACGTGCAG CCAAACAAAGGCGTTGTCCTCTCTATagccgaagaagaacctCTAGAAATTATCTTGGGACAAACCACTGCACAGGATCTTTTGTTAGATTTGGGTCATCCTTTGAGAAAattttggaaagaagacgacaGATTAGAAAAGATGTGGGGTGGAACCAGTGAACCCGGATATT GCTTCTGGAATTACTTTCAGTATGGGCTAGATTTTTTAATTTCTCCTCAGTTCAAGGTTCATAAAATCCTCTGCTACTCTAACATT CCGGGCACACCCTTATTCCAACGTTATGCTCGCTGCCCTTGGACTGTGTCAACCTCTTCTGGCACACTCAATCTTACTTCCAGCGTCGCCGcttttcattcttcccttttccccaaACCCTCCCAatacgaagaagaaattgaTGAACAGAAACGCTCCACTTCTGACAAGACAAGAAAAGCTTCCAAAAGTGGGGCCGGTAGTActaagaaaaaaaggtcgGGGGAGCCACCTGTGATGGTTTTGGATAGAGTCGTAGAGGGTGGCCTAGATGGCGTCATGAACGTTGGGGAGAGTA GGCTTATAGGCTATGAAGGCCTTATTatcgaagaagatcaaTTGAGCGGGGGAATCTGCTCTGTCCTTGTATGGCGAAACGAAGGAGTTCAGTCCTTGTCTTGA
- a CDS encoding DNA repair-related protein, putative: MTSFVFVTGNANKLREVKAILAAGDSGIEVTSQSVDVPELQGTTQEIAIAKCKVAAEKLGTACVTEDTALCFEALNGLPGPYIKDFLANIGHEGLNTLLNGFPTTRATALCTFAYSPGPGEEPILFEGRTEGNIVPARGSKVFGWDPIFQPLEGGGRTYAEMDGEEKNKISHRYRALEKLRAYLSEQAK, translated from the exons ATGACTTCTTTTG TCTTCGTTACAGGCAACGCCAATAAGCTTCGAGAAGTCAAAGCCATCCTGGCTGCCGGTGACAGCGGTATTGAGGTGACCTCTCAATCTGTTGATG TTCCTGAGCTTCAAGGCACTACGCAAGAAATTGCTATTGCCAAATGCAAGGTAGCCGCTGAAAAG CTCGGAACAGCTTGTGTGACTGAAGATACAGCTCTCTGCTTCGAAGCTCTCAACGGATTGCCTGGACCTTACATTAAAGATTTCTTGGCTAATATTGGTCATGAAG GTCTAAACACTCTTCTCAACGGGTTCCCTACCACTCGCGCAACTGCTCTCTGTACATTCGCATATTCTCCAGGGCCGGGCGAAGAACCTATCCTCTTTGAAGGCCGCACTGAAGGCAACATCGTCCCTGCTCGGGGCTCCAAGGTCTTCGGCTGGGACCCAATTTTCCAGCCTCTTGAGGGTGGGGGAAGGACGTACgcggagatggatggggaagaaaagaacaaGATCTCTCACAGGTATAGAGCATTGGAAAAACTCAGGGCGTATCTGAGTGAGCAGGCGAAGTAG
- a CDS encoding 3-hydroxyisobutyryl-CoA hydrolase, putative, whose product MSSTARIQLLQRMSRPTATSRLAVLNRHLSSSAQMAAPREELVLFESQQDTRIYKLNRSAKLNSLNLEMIDSLSSKIKAWRELDSCKVIIGTGDSRAFCAGGDVKQLVLDLKEGKQTAVPFFKSEFQLNWLLARLGKPYVAVIDGVTMGGGGGLSLPAHIRIATPRTIFAMPETKIGYSPDVGSNYYFAQLDGFIGAWLAVTGQEVYGRAAYELGIATHYVTENNISDIVYQITQHPSPTPANISSLISAYTAPASATSEASSKSSPDGHTPIKGEIRKFLDKTFNKKSIQEIYAALDKSQSDDKLSSEVKEWAAHQKLQMEARSPTGMAVALQNYRKAREIRRLDRTLLNDISMATAYSGTNRATDDFITGVSAVLIDRSKGPVAWAPKDINEESLSPQNINSRFFSASSPHVADKPEIEFTPSSASKLDSGRDSTWGQFRKYGLPSEEAVRAAVDGYAPGSGAFALLEEELIEQFVDAQGDVGGTRRDEVIKRVKEVVNACCKKGKDGYLEWTA is encoded by the exons ATGTCTTCCACAGCTCGCATACAGCTCCTACAGCGTATGTCTCGCCCAACGGCCACCTCTAGGCTCGCAGTACTCAACAGacatctctcttcatctgcgCAGATGGCCGCCCCGCGTGAG GAACTCGTGCTTTTCGAGTCTCAGCAAGACACTAGGATATACAAGCTCAATCGATCTGCCAAGCTGAATTCCCTCAACCTTGAGATGATCGATTCTCTCTCAAGTAAAATCAAG GCTTGGCGGGAACTTGATTCTTGTAAAGTCATCATCGGAACTGGCGATAGTCGGGCATTTTGCGCCGGTGGAGACGTAAAGC aaCTCGTCCTCGACCTTAAGGAGGGCAAGCAAACAGCGGTTCCATTTTTCAAAAGTGAATTTCAGCTCAACTGGTTGCTCGCAAGATTGGGAAAACCTTATGTCGCTGTCATTGACGGTGTTACTA TgggtggcggcggcggtcTTTCTCTCCCTGCGCACATCAGAATAGCTACTCCCCGCACCATCTTCGCCATGCCTGAGACCAAGATTGGCTATTCCCCTGACGTCGGTTCCAACTACTATTTCGCTCAACTCGATGGGTTCATCGGCGCTTGGCTAGCGGTGACCGGCCAGGAGGTGTACGGTCGTGCAGCCTA TGAACTTGGTATTGCTACGCACTATGTGACCGAAAACAACATCTCGGATATCGTCTACCAGATCACTCAGCACCCTTCCCCCACTCCTGCGAACATTTCCTCTTTGATTTCCGCCTATACCGCGCCCGCTTCTGCTACCAGCGAAGCCTCATCGAAATCTTCCCCTGACGGGCATACTCCCATCAAGGGCGAGATTCGCAAGTTCCTTGACAAAACTTTTAATAAGAAGAGTATTCAAGAGATTTACGCTGCCCTAGACAAATCACAATCAGACGATAAACTTTCTTCTGAGGTCAAGGAATGGGCTGCCCATCAGAAGCTTCAAATGGAAGCTCGCTCCCCGACGGGTATGGCTGTTGCCCTTCAAAACTATCGCAAGGCCCGAGAGATCCGTCGTCTTGACCGAACGTTGTTGAACGACATATCAATGGCCACTGCTTACTCCGGAACCAACCGTGCGACAGATGACTTCATCACTGGTGTTTCGGCGGTGCTTATTGATCGCTCCAAAGGCCCAGTTGCGTGGGCACCTAAGGACATCAACGAAGAGTCTTTGTCCCCTCAGAATATTAACTCAAGATTCTTTTCTGCATCATCACCTCACGTCGCTGACAAACCCGAAATTGAATTCACTCCCTCTTCCGCGAGCAAGCTCGATTCTGGTAGAGACTCTACCTGGGGCCAGTTCCGAAAATATGGTCTTCCATCTGAAGAGGCTGTGCGGGCAGCAGTTGATGGATATGCCCCTGGCTCCGGCGCATTTGCGCTTttagaggaagagttgatcGAGCAATTTGTGGATGCCCAGGGCGACGTAGGAGGGACTAGGAGGGATGAGGTTATAAAGCGGGTCAAAGAAGTTGTGAATGCTTGTTgcaagaagggaaaggatggataCCTCGAATGGACTGCTTAA
- a CDS encoding expressed protein, producing the protein MTTPTAQSQPVTFSSAQDENSAIAQSLAARRRRSLASILRDFRIRQSAHKTTGDRVVEEESEEEEEEEDEYDHPERINTLDLEAYKRAMGDMIKMEQSGEVIDPDSIETEAAGLEFVWDVLFENQRGIYLLGTAYYSSNTLLPKDPSTFTRPDRTAPITSSFALADPSQNPTVQPVKSSKKYLRKVKAKSSTPTQSNKTSYTLETYQPPSPEWEYLTPWMVNMRTGTDELGWRYNAWFRKKGWSSHAGNLGWWGWVRRREWVRLRVRKPRRKEEDKPSEKIYRTPSYKLEDLLNGEVSGNALRILKLMGELGVDRERLELWKSWLDGIQKGGQVWNRLQELLADREASTLLHRQFIHLPSYQKFMDLLSDHSLSTSPAHSDTP; encoded by the exons ATGACAACGCCCACCGCCCAATCCCAGCCTGTAACATTTTCATCTGCTCAAGATGAGAATTCTGCAATCGCCCAATCCCTAGCAGCCAGGCGACGGCGGTCACTAGCTTCAATTTTGCGGGACTTCCGAATTCGCCAGTCCGCTCATAAAACAACAGGAGACCGCGTagtagaggaagagtcggaagaagaagaagaagaggaagatgagtaTGACCATCCAGAGAGGATAAATACCCTTGATCTGGAAGCATACAAACGTGCCATGGGTGATATGATAAAGATGGAGCAAAGCGGGGAGGTTATTGACCCCGACAGTATTGAGACTGAGGCCGCAGGATTGGAGTTTGTGTGGGACG TCTTGTTTGAAAATCAACGAGG GATTTACTTGCTAGGAACGGCTTATTACTCGTCAAACACCCTGCTTCCAAAAGACCCGTCCACGTTTACAAGGCCAGATCGCACGGCTCCGATCACTTCTTCATTTGCTCTAGCCGACCCTTCTCAGAACCCTACTGTGCAGCCAGTCAAGTCTTCGAAGAAATATCTTCGCAAAGTTAAAGCCAAATCATCTACTCCCACCCAATCTAACAAAACATCATACACACTTGAGACTTATCAGCCGCCATCTCCCGAATGGGAATATTTGACCCCTTGGATGGTGAACATGCGTACTGGAACAGATGAGCTAGGGTGGAGATATAATGCATGGTTCaggaaaaaaggatggaGCAGCCATGCCGGGAATTTGGGCTGGTGGGGATGggtaagaagaagggaatgGGTCAGATTGAGGGTCAGGAAGCCCCgtaggaaagaagaggacaaaCCGTCGGAAAAGATATATCGAACACCGAGCTACAAGTTAGAGGATCTGCTGAATGGAGAAGTTTCGGGCAACGCTTTGAGAATTCTGAAGTTAATGGGGGAGCTTGGCGTGGATCGTGAGAGACTCGAACTCTGGAAGAGCTGGCTAGATGGCATCCAAAAAGGGGGGCAGGTCTGGAACAGACTGCAAGAATTATTAGCCGATAGAGAAGCT TCGACCCTACTCCATCGCCAGTTCATTCACTTGCCTTCTTACCAAAAATTCATGGATCTACTTTCTGACCATTCACTCTCTACTTCGCCTGCTCACTCAGATACGCCCTGA